A part of Podarcis muralis chromosome 13, rPodMur119.hap1.1, whole genome shotgun sequence genomic DNA contains:
- the LOC144325224 gene encoding vomeronasal type-2 receptor 26-like, giving the protein MLWLLVFLFLQSHVACKEDTLACPVNDPFPVPHEGYQPGGLIIGGIVSQIYYVFYEVFFKEPPSQNLFEVPHVVTKFYQHVLALAFAVKEINENPNILHNVTLGFHIYDSYYDARMTYRTTLDLLFKMGRFISNYKCDTQKTLISIIGGLGSDTSLHMADILSLYKIPQLAYGSFPPEGDTSLSLSFYRMVPNEAHQFWGVISLLKHFGWIWVGLFAPNDNTGEYFIKTLEPLLSQNGICSAFTQRIPRQLHLDKLDEMHEVALNLYALLTDNKVTTFVVYGESLTIIALRAIIFLRDPTDKENLAIKKVWILTAHTDFIATGLVSSWDFQLFQGAISLTIHSQNLLNFKDFLLTIKPSWSQGDHFLKDFWEQAFDCIFPNPHLTVEPKELCTGEESLESLPGSLFAMELSGHSYSIYNAVYVVAHTLHAIYLSTSKQRTLGSSGKLKLQDLQPWQLHHFLPDISFNNSAGERVSFANKREMGGRFDITNMVTFPNKSFLRVKIGWVDPLADNRNEIIIHEDMILWNKGFNQVMPISLCNDYCHPGSQKKRKEGQKFCCYDCVPCPEGKISNQNDMDECIICPGDQYPNKNKTGCIPKIISFLSYNESFGISLASLALSFSLLTSLVIGTFIKYKDTPIVKANNRDLTYILLISLLLCFLSSLLFVGKPGKVTCVLRQPMFGIVFSLAVSCVLAKTVTVVVAFMATKPGCSTRKWVGKWLANSIVFSCSLTQASVCTVWLMISPPFPDLDMDSVAEETIVQCNEGSVTLFYCVLGYMGLLALASFIVAFAARKLPDSFNEAKFITFSMLLFCSVWLSFIPTYLSTKGKSMVAVEIFSILSSSAGLLGCIFAPKCYIILLKPELNNREQIMRKN; this is encoded by the exons ATGTTGTGGCTCTTGGTATTTCTGTTTCTGCAATCGCAtgttgcatgcaaagaagatactTTGGCATGCCCTGTGAATGATCCATTTCCTGTTCCACATGAAGGGTACCAGCCAGGTGGCCTCATCATCGGTGGGATAGTTTCTCAGatctattatgtattttatgaagTTTTCTTCAAAGAGCCCCCTTCACAGAATCTGTTTGAGGTTCCACA TGTGGTGACAAAATTCTACCAACACGTCCttgccttggcatttgctgtgaaaGAAATAAATGAGAATCCCAACATTTTGCACAATGTCACACTGGGGTTCCACATCTATGATAGCTACtatgatgcaaggatgacctacCGCACTACGTTAGACCTCCTCTTCAAAATGGGTAGATTTATTtccaactacaaatgtgacaccCAGAAAACCCTCATATCCATCATTGGAGGACTTGGCTCTGATACCTCCTTACATATGGCTGATATATTAAGTCTCTACAAAATTCCCCAG cttgcGTATGGTTCATTTCCTCCAGAGGGTGACACAAGTCTGTCCCTGTCCTTTTATCGAATGGTGCCCAATGAAGCCCATCAATTTTGGGGGGTTATTAGCTTGCTTAAGCATTTTGGATGGATCTGGGTTGGACTCTTTGCTCCAAATGATAACACTGGAGAATATTTCATCAAGACCCTGGAGCCACTGCTTTCTCAAAATGGAATTTGTTCAGCCTTTACACAAAGAATCCCACGTCAACTCCATCTTGATAAGCTGGATGAAATGCATGAGGTAGCCTTAAATTTGTATGCATTGCTCACAGATAATAAAGTCACTACATTTGTTGTCTATGGAGAATCTCTGACAATTATAGCGCTGAGAGCTATTATATTTTTGCGAGATCCAACCGATAAGGAAAACTTAGCAATTAAAAAGGTGTGGATTTTGACAGCGCATACTGATTTCATTGCAACGGGACTTGTTAGTTCTTGGGATTTTCAACTCTTTCAAGGCGCCATATCCCTCACAATTCATTCACAAAATCTTCTAAATTTCAAAGATTTTCTTCTGACCATCAAGCCTTCCTGGAGCCAGGGAGATCATTTTCTCAAGgacttctgggagcaagcatttgactgtATATTTCCAAATCCCCATCTGACAGTGGAGCCCAAAGAACTGTGTACTGGGGAGGAGAGTTTGGAGAGTCTTCCAGGCTCTCTTTTTGCAATGGAACTATCTGGCCATAGTTACAGTATCTACAATGCTGTTTATGTAGTGGCTCACACTTTGCATGCTATTTACTTGTCTACATCCAAGCAGAGAACATTGGGTAGCAGTGGAAAATTAAAACTTCAAGAtctgcagccttggcag TTGCACCATTTTCTTCCTGACATTTCATTTAACAACTCAGCTGGAGAAAGAGTGTCCTTTGCTAataaaagagaaatgggaggtAGATTTGACATCACAAACATGGTCACCTTCCCAAACAAGTCTTTCCTTCGAGTGAAGATTGGATGGGTGGATCCCCTTGCTGACAATAGAAATGAGATAATCATTCATGAGGACATGATTTTGTGGAACAAAGGCTTTAACCAG GTGATGCCCATTTCTCTGTGTAATGACTACTGCCACCCTGGTagtcagaagaaaaggaaggaagggcagaaattttgctgctatgattgtgttccatgtccagaagggaagatttccaaCCAAAATG ATATGGATGAGTGCATCATATGCCCAggagatcagtatccaaacaagaacaaaactggATGCATCCCCAAAATAATAAGCTTTCTTTCTTACAATGAATCCTTTGGGATCAGCTTGGCCTCACTTGCTCTTTCTTTTTCACTTCTCACAAGTTTGGTGATAGGAACTTTTATTAAATACAAAGatactcccattgtcaaagccaacaaccgggatcTCACTTACATTCTCCTCATCTCActactgctctgcttcctctcatcTTTGCTATTCGTTGGGAAACCTGGGAAAGTGACCTGTGTTCTTCGCCAACCAATGTTTGGCATTGTTTTCTCACTGGCCGTTTCATGTGTGTTGGCAAAAACTGTCACTGTAGTTGTAGCTTTCATGGCCACAAAACCAGGATGTAGCACAAGGAAGTGGGTAGGAAAATGGCTGGCCAATTCCATAGTCTTTTCCTGCTCTCTTACTCAAGCAAGTGTTTGTACTGTGTGGTTGatgatttctcccccattccctgatCTAGACATGGACTCTGTAGCAGAAGAGACCATTGTGCAGTGTAATGAAGGGTCTGTGACCCTGTTTTattgtgtcctgggctacatgggcctcctGGCCCTTGCCAGCTTCATTGTGGCATTTGCAGCTCGTAAATTacctgacagttttaatgaagccaagtttattaccttcagcatgttgttgttttgcagtgtttggttgtcctttaTCCCAACGTATCTAAGCACCAAAGGGAAATCCATGGTGgcggtggagatcttctccatcttgtcctCTAGTGCTGGATTATTGGGCTGCATCTTTGCCCCTAAATGCTATATCATTTTGCTGAAGCCTGAGCTGAACAATAGGGAGCAAATAATGAGAAAGAACTGA
- the LOC114583567 gene encoding vomeronasal type-2 receptor 26-like: MLFQITPVSNSSNSTRCPRNNPFPIPHEWYQPGDLIIGGIVSQNCYVFFDVLFKEHPSQNLFDVSSVVTKFYQHVLALAFAVKEVNENPNILPNITLGFHIYDSYYDARMTYRTILDLLFKMRTFVPNYKCDTKKTLISIIGGLGHDTTFHMADTLGLYKIPQFAYGSFPPAESDASQVPSFYRMVPNEAHQFLGIIRLLKHFGWTWVGVLALNDNSGEHFLQILEPLLSENGICSAFTQRIPKQLHVDNVDEMHGIALNMYVRIRDNKVTTFIVYGESLAITALRTIIFLSDPPNKKNTPFIKVWIFTAQTDFVSMGFLKFWNVLLFQGAISFTIHSQNLLAFQEFLQSIKPPWSERDGFFKKFWEQAFDCVFPNLDASAEVNDMCTGEERLQNLPRSLFEMSMTGHSYSIYNGVYTVAHALQNIYSTRSKQKAMSRSKRLKLQDLEPWQLHPVLHDISFNNSAGEIVSFTDQREMGGGFDIMNTVTFPNRSFLRVKVGWVDSDAEDGKELIIHEDKIMWHNGFNQVIPISVCNDYCRPGHQKKRKEGQKFCCYDCVPCPEGKISNQNDMDDCFRCPEDQYPNKKKNGCIPKTISFLSYEEPLGVSLALVALSFSLNTALVLRTFIQHKDTPIVKANNRDLTYILLIALLLCFLSSLLFLGKPGKVTCLLRQPTFGIVFSLAVSCVLAKTITVVAAFMATKPGSSMRKWVGKRLTNSIVLFCSLIQVITCTVWLITSPPFPSLDMYSVMEETIVQCNEGSVTLFYCVLGYMGLLAIASFIVAFAARKLPDSFNEAKFITFSMLLFCSVWLSFIPTYLSTKGKSMVVVEIFSILSSSAGLLGCIFAPKCYTILLKPELNHREQIMRKN, from the exons ATGCTATTTCAAATCACTCCTGTTTCTAATAGCTCTAATTCTACCCGGTGCCCCAGGAATAATCCTTTTCCCATTCCGCATGAGTGGTACCAGCCAGGTGACCTCATCATTGGTGGGATTGTGTCTCAGAACTGTTACGTTTTCTTTGATGTTCTCTTCAAGGAACACCCATCACAGAACCTGTTTGATGTTTCATC TGTGGTGACAAAATTCTATCAGCACGTTCTTGCATTGGCATTTGCTGTGAAAGAAGTCAATGAGAATCCCAATATCCTGCCCAATATCACACTtggcttccacatctatgacagctattatgatgcaaggatgacctacCGTACGATTCTAGACCTCCTCTTCAAAATGAGGACATTtgtccccaactacaaatgtgacaccaAGAAAACCCTCATATCCATCATTGGAGGACTTGGCCATGATACCACCTTCCATATGGCAGACACATTAGGTCTctataagattccacag ttTGCATATGGTTCATTTCCCCCAGCGGAGAGTGATGCAAGTCAAGTTCCTTCCTTTTACCGCATGGTGCCCAATGAAGCCCACCAGTTTCTTGGGATTATCCGCTTGCttaagcattttggatggacgtgggttGGAGTCCTTGCTCTGAATGATAACAGTGGAGAACATTTCTTGCAGATTCTGGAGCCATTGCTTTCTGAAAATGGAATTTGCTCAGCCTTCACACAAAGAATCCCAAAACAACTCCACGTTGATAATGTGGATGAAATGCATGGTATAGCTTTAAATATGTATGTACGAATCAGAGATAATAAAGTCACTACATTTATTGTTTATGGAGAATCTCTAGCAATTACAGCACTGAGAACTATTATATTTCTGTCAGATCCTCCAAATAAGAAAAACACACCATTTATAAAGGTATGGATCTTTACAGCCCAGACTGATTTCGTATCCATGGGTTTTCTTAAGTTTTGGAATGTTCTGCTCTTCCAAGGTGCCATTTCCTTCACAATTCACTCACAAAATCTTCTAGCATTCCAAGAGTTTCTTCAGAGCATAAAGCCGCCTTGGAGCGAAAGAGATGGTTTTTTCAAGAAattctgggagcaagcatttgactgtgtaTTTCCAAATCTTGATGCGTCAGCGGAGGTCAATGACATGTGTACTGGGGAGGAGAGGTTGCAGAACCTTCCAAGGTCTCTATTTGAAATGTCCATGACTGGACACAGCTACAGCATTTACAATGGTGTCTATACTGTGGCTCATGCCTTGCAGAACATTTACTCAACTAGATCCAAGCAGAAAGCAATGAGTAGAAGCAAACGATTAAAACTTCAAGATCTggagccttggcag cTCCACCCTGTTCTTCATGACATTTCATTTAACAACTCAGCCGGAGAAATTGTATCCTTTACTGATCAAAGAGAAATGGGAGGTGGATTTGACATCATGAATACAGTCACATTCCCAAACAGGTCCTTTCTTCGAGTAAAGGTTGGATGGGTTGATTCTGATGCAGAAGATGGAAAAGAATTAATCATTCACGAGGACAAGATCATGTGGCACAATGGTTTTAATCAG GTGATCCCTATCTCTGTGTGCAATGACTACTGCCGCCCTGgtcatcagaagaaaaggaaggaagggcagaaattttgctgctatgattgtgttccatgtccagaagggaagatttcaaaccAGAATG ATATGGATGACTGCTTCAGAtgcccagaagatcagtatccaaataagaagaaaaatggatGCATCCCCAAAACTATAAGCTTTCTTTCTTATGAGGAACCTTTAGGTGTCAGCTTAGCCTTAGttgctctttctttttccctgaACACAGCTTTGGTGCTAAGAACTTTTATTCAACACAAAGACacacccattgtcaaagccaacaacagggatctcacctacattctcctcatcgccctcctgctctgcttcctctcatcTTTGCTGTTCCTAGGAAAACCTGGGAAAGTCACCTGCCTTCTTCGTCAACCCACTTTTGGCATCGTCTTCTCACTGGCTGTTTCCtgtgtgttggccaaaaccatcactgtaGTTGCAGCTTTCATGGCCACTAAGCCAGGCTCCAGTATGAGAAAGTGGGTGGGAAAAAGATTGACCAACTCCATTGTCCTTTTCTGTTCCCTCATTCAAGTGATTACTTGTACTGTGTGGTTGATTACTTCTCCTCCATTTCCTTCTCTAGACATGTACTCAGTAATGGAAGAAACCATTGTGCAGTGCAATGAAGGCTCAGTGAccctgttttactgtgtcctgggtTACATGGGCCTCCTGGCCATTGCCAGCTTCATTGTTGCATTTGCAGCTCGCAAATTACcggacagttttaatgaagccaagttcatcaccttcagcatgttgctgttttgcagtgtttggctgtcctttatCCCAACATACCTCAGCACCAAAGGGAAatccatggtggtggtggagatcttctccatcttgtcctCCAGTGCTGGATTGTTGGGCTGCATCTTTGCCCCTAAATGCTATACCATTTTGCTGAAGCCTGAGCTGAACCATAGGGAGCAAATAATGAGAAAGAACTGA